A window of Shewanella mesophila contains these coding sequences:
- a CDS encoding glutathione S-transferase family protein, translating into MITLYGTPRSRALRVSWLLEELDIDWTFSFINFSKGDNRSDSFLALNPSGKIPVITDEDLVLTESAAICQYLAEKYGNGRFLPTPGTASAGHYHQWVSFIICELEQPLWTMGKHKFALPDEQRQPNILPVAKWEFDKAATLAEAMMPDTHYLLGDELSVADILLAHTLMWATVFEQTLPPKLTAFRDRLQMRPALAKALAKTEAIAAKDGA; encoded by the coding sequence ATGATCACTTTATATGGTACGCCAAGAAGTCGCGCGCTGCGTGTATCTTGGTTGTTAGAAGAGCTAGACATAGATTGGACCTTTTCATTTATCAACTTTTCAAAAGGCGACAATCGCAGCGACAGCTTTTTAGCACTTAATCCGAGCGGTAAAATCCCGGTCATAACAGACGAGGATTTAGTCCTTACCGAGTCCGCCGCCATCTGCCAATATTTGGCGGAAAAATATGGTAACGGCCGATTTTTACCCACACCAGGTACCGCGAGCGCGGGACACTACCATCAATGGGTAAGCTTCATTATTTGCGAATTAGAACAGCCGTTGTGGACCATGGGTAAACACAAATTTGCACTGCCTGATGAGCAGCGTCAGCCAAATATCTTACCTGTTGCTAAATGGGAGTTTGATAAGGCGGCAACCCTCGCAGAAGCAATGATGCCAGACACGCACTATTTGCTGGGTGATGAGCTCTCGGTCGCCGATATTCTGTTAGCGCATACACTGATGTGGGCAACGGTATTTGAGCAAACGCTGCCACCCAAACTGACCGCTTTTAGAGACAGACTACAGATGCGTCCAGCGCTTGCAAAGGCACTGGCCAAGACAGAAGCTATCGCAGCGAAAGATGGGGCATAG